A window of the Cystobacter fuscus genome harbors these coding sequences:
- a CDS encoding IS1182 family transposase: protein MTLAVSPPKVTGEIARWTPPRELNEQEQQIVERMSRNGKLFAFLRLNRHKLMDEAFQAELASMYRQTGAGKVAIAPGLMAMAILLQGYMGVSDATLVELTVFDLRVQMVLGWLGHSEPAFSQGSLYEFRQRLMRNQMDRRLLEKTVEVAREQKEFGERKLKTLLRVAIDSKPLEGAGRVEDTINLVGHAARKVMMCVAKLLGCSKQQACREAGIPLLLEKSIKKGLDVDWSEAGQKKKALQALLEQVESMLSWLRKNLAEEMEEEPLREHVQTLEQIRKQDLEPDPEGGGVRVRQQVAEERRVSVEDGEMRHGRKSKSKRFNGFKQHVATALDEELILACAVTPANRPEAEATPALEKDMEKQGVKIDELHIDRGYINSSIVDSVLEEGGEVLSKPWKARNGELFAKSDFKIDMRSRTITCPEGKTMRFELGKTVEFATKDCETCPLREKCTQAQIGQGRTVAISEDEALQHKLRKLMKTPAGRERLRKRVGVEHRQAHIARRQGRRARYRGVRKNVFDLRRAASIQNLETWQRHLELSQQQVG, encoded by the coding sequence ATGACCTTAGCCGTCAGTCCGCCGAAGGTGACCGGAGAGATAGCTCGATGGACTCCTCCGCGGGAGTTGAACGAGCAAGAGCAACAGATTGTCGAACGGATGAGCCGTAACGGCAAGCTGTTCGCTTTTCTGCGTCTGAATCGGCACAAGCTGATGGATGAGGCTTTTCAGGCGGAACTGGCCTCCATGTACCGCCAGACAGGAGCAGGGAAAGTGGCTATAGCACCCGGGCTGATGGCAATGGCAATACTCTTACAGGGATACATGGGAGTGTCGGATGCCACCCTGGTGGAACTGACGGTCTTCGACTTGAGAGTGCAGATGGTGTTGGGCTGGTTGGGTCACAGCGAGCCGGCGTTCTCCCAGGGCTCGTTGTATGAGTTTCGTCAGCGGCTGATGAGAAACCAAATGGACCGGCGCCTCCTGGAGAAGACAGTCGAGGTGGCGCGGGAACAGAAAGAGTTCGGTGAGCGAAAGCTCAAGACGCTGTTGCGAGTGGCGATTGACTCAAAGCCACTGGAGGGAGCTGGCCGGGTAGAGGACACCATCAACCTGGTAGGACACGCAGCGCGCAAGGTGATGATGTGCGTGGCGAAGCTGCTGGGATGTTCCAAGCAGCAGGCCTGCCGAGAGGCGGGTATTCCCTTGTTGTTGGAAAAAAGTATCAAGAAGGGATTGGATGTGGACTGGAGCGAAGCGGGGCAGAAAAAGAAAGCGCTGCAAGCCCTGCTCGAGCAAGTGGAAAGCATGCTGTCCTGGCTAAGAAAGAATCTGGCAGAGGAGATGGAAGAGGAGCCTTTGAGGGAACACGTTCAGACTCTCGAGCAGATTCGCAAGCAGGACCTGGAGCCGGACCCAGAAGGAGGAGGTGTCCGCGTTCGCCAGCAAGTGGCGGAAGAGAGACGAGTGTCGGTAGAAGATGGGGAGATGCGTCATGGACGCAAGAGCAAAAGCAAGCGCTTCAACGGATTCAAGCAGCATGTGGCCACGGCGCTGGACGAAGAACTCATCCTGGCATGTGCTGTGACGCCCGCCAACCGACCTGAAGCGGAGGCAACACCGGCGCTTGAGAAGGACATGGAGAAGCAAGGAGTGAAGATTGACGAGTTACACATAGACCGGGGGTATATCAACAGCAGTATCGTGGACAGCGTGCTCGAGGAGGGAGGGGAAGTGCTGAGCAAGCCGTGGAAGGCACGCAATGGGGAGTTGTTCGCGAAGTCAGACTTCAAAATAGATATGCGAAGCCGGACCATCACGTGTCCGGAGGGGAAGACAATGCGCTTCGAACTGGGAAAGACAGTCGAATTCGCGACAAAGGACTGTGAGACTTGTCCATTGCGCGAGAAATGTACACAAGCCCAGATAGGACAAGGACGGACTGTGGCAATCAGTGAAGATGAAGCGCTCCAGCACAAGTTGCGCAAATTAATGAAGACACCTGCTGGGCGAGAGCGACTCAGGAAGCGAGTAGGGGTGGAACATCGACAAGCCCATATAGCGCGACGACAGGGGCGTCGTGCGCGCTATCGGGGCGTGCGTAAGAACGTCTTTGATCTACGACGTGCGGCCAGCATCCAGAATTTGGAGACATGGCAACGCCATCTAGAGTTGTCCCAGCAGCAGGTGGGATGA
- a CDS encoding putative quinol monooxygenase: MSLLVLCEFRARTDGEAEFLRVARALASAAATEPGTLRYQWFVTQRPGHYSIIEEYVDADAAETHNNHVDSLLRELFAVADLVSVSFYGELNQYLREWISGREGIAINVPLSG; encoded by the coding sequence ATGAGTCTTCTGGTGCTATGTGAGTTCAGAGCACGAACCGACGGAGAGGCAGAGTTCCTGCGGGTGGCGCGGGCATTGGCATCCGCCGCTGCGACCGAGCCGGGAACGTTGCGCTACCAGTGGTTCGTCACGCAGAGGCCCGGTCATTATTCGATCATCGAGGAGTACGTCGACGCTGACGCGGCCGAAACGCATAACAACCATGTGGATTCACTGCTCCGCGAACTCTTCGCGGTGGCTGATCTGGTGTCGGTGTCATTCTATGGGGAACTCAACCAGTACTTGCGCGAGTGGATTTCCGGCCGCGAGGGAATTGCGATCAATGTGCCGTTGTCAGGCTGA
- a CDS encoding DUF3526 domain-containing protein — protein sequence MSTWTAELRLLFRAPLSAGALVLLLLLTALSVAAGLAATARQSAVIERVEATQGLDLASVTQEYGKPGAEAGSAAYYTFHLTTDPPSPLAFAALGQRDVQPYVLRVRLLGLHSQLYESETLNPELALPGAFDFAFVLIYLAPLVIIALMHELVSGEREAGRLRLLVSLPASGLGVWGRRGLLRYLLVLGALLVPFGVGAVLSRAPVAGTLAIALAAALYAAFWSGLALGVATRGRSSAANGAALMACWIALTLLAPALANAVISRAIPVAQGVDLTLAQRERVHRAWDIPKEETFRPFFVKHPEWRDTPPVLGRFHWKWYYAMHEVGDDGVAAEVADYRQSLTAREEWAARLGWLLPAAAVQTFLHRAADSDLRAQLAYQRGIEAFHTRLRDFYYPYLFHERPFQRADFERLPRYEPRPSSASLPLAPLLGLLVLTALASGAAIRGVRALSSFAAREGR from the coding sequence ATGAGCACCTGGACAGCGGAACTCCGATTGTTGTTCCGGGCGCCGTTGAGCGCCGGCGCGCTCGTGCTGCTCCTGCTCCTGACGGCCCTGTCCGTGGCGGCTGGCCTCGCGGCGACCGCCCGGCAGTCCGCCGTCATCGAGCGGGTGGAGGCCACGCAGGGACTGGACCTGGCCTCGGTGACCCAGGAGTACGGCAAGCCTGGCGCAGAGGCGGGCTCCGCCGCCTACTACACCTTCCACCTCACCACGGATCCACCGTCGCCCCTGGCCTTCGCGGCGCTCGGCCAGCGGGACGTGCAGCCCTATGTCCTGCGCGTGCGGTTGTTGGGCCTGCACTCGCAGCTCTACGAGTCCGAGACCCTGAATCCGGAGCTCGCGCTCCCCGGCGCCTTCGACTTCGCCTTCGTGCTGATCTACCTGGCGCCGCTGGTCATCATCGCCCTGATGCACGAGCTGGTGTCGGGCGAGCGGGAGGCGGGACGGCTCCGGCTCCTGGTTTCCCTTCCAGCCTCCGGTCTCGGGGTGTGGGGACGCCGCGGCCTCCTGCGCTACCTGCTGGTCCTGGGCGCCTTGCTCGTCCCGTTCGGGGTGGGCGCCGTGCTCTCCCGGGCCCCGGTGGCGGGGACCCTCGCCATCGCCCTGGCGGCGGCGCTCTATGCCGCGTTCTGGTCGGGACTGGCGCTGGGGGTCGCCACGCGGGGCCGGAGCTCGGCGGCCAATGGCGCGGCGTTGATGGCCTGTTGGATCGCGCTGACCCTGCTGGCGCCCGCGCTGGCCAACGCCGTCATCTCCCGCGCCATCCCCGTGGCCCAGGGCGTCGATCTGACCCTGGCCCAGCGCGAGCGGGTGCACCGCGCCTGGGACATTCCCAAGGAGGAGACCTTCCGGCCCTTCTTCGTCAAGCATCCGGAGTGGCGCGACACGCCGCCGGTGCTCGGCCGCTTCCATTGGAAGTGGTACTACGCCATGCACGAGGTGGGGGATGACGGGGTCGCCGCCGAGGTCGCGGACTACCGCCAGAGCCTGACGGCCCGCGAGGAATGGGCCGCCCGGCTCGGCTGGCTCCTCCCAGCGGCCGCCGTCCAGACGTTCCTCCACCGCGCCGCGGACAGCGACCTGCGGGCGCAGCTGGCCTACCAGCGCGGCATCGAGGCGTTCCACACCCGGCTCCGCGACTTCTACTACCCGTACCTGTTCCACGAGCGGCCGTTCCAGCGGGCCGACTTCGAGCGGCTGCCTCGCTATGAACCCCGGCCATCGAGCGCCTCCCTGCCACTGGCTCCGCTGCTCGGGCTGCTGGTGCTGACGGCGCTCGCCTCCGGCGCCGCCATCCGAGGCGTCCGGGCCCTGTCCTCGTTCGCGGCCCGGGAAGGACGGTGA
- a CDS encoding ABC transporter permease: MSFRHTKVLRVAAEEWRALVRNRVAVIASLTLVALLVTSALLGLEQREATQAARARYQATADEAFDAQPDRHPHRMVHYGQFVFRPLSALAFFDPGVDGFTGNTVFLEGHRQNSANFSEARQSSLLLHFGQLTPAFVLQTLAPLLIVFLAFGAVAREREQGTLRLLLAQGLRPSELAAGKLLAHAGGVAAIAAPALLVLAAVALAGWAPPVPGLLLVSGYLVYLFIWAVGALLVSLLVRRARDAMIVLVAAWMGVVILAPRLLPELAVARLPTPTRIETDVTIHRELKRIGDSHNPDDPYFSEFKAKTLARHGVDKVEDLPVQWAGLVGMEGERLTSGLFDRHARDAFAREAAQNQLVRQLGVLSPLIAVRQLSMSLAATDTESHQDFLEQVERHRYAFVQALNLLQVTKIPNQNAGADPRISAEHWKTLPGFTYRQPDVLQLAGERIQANLLVLVCWLAVLLAGCGLAARRLEEASR; this comes from the coding sequence ATGAGCTTCCGACACACGAAAGTGCTCCGGGTGGCCGCCGAGGAGTGGCGCGCCCTGGTGCGCAACCGGGTGGCGGTGATCGCCAGCCTCACGCTCGTGGCCCTGCTGGTGACCTCCGCCCTCCTGGGCCTGGAGCAGCGCGAGGCCACGCAGGCGGCCCGGGCCCGCTACCAGGCCACGGCGGACGAGGCGTTCGACGCCCAGCCGGACCGCCATCCGCACCGGATGGTGCACTACGGACAGTTCGTCTTCCGACCCCTCTCGGCCCTGGCCTTCTTCGATCCGGGAGTGGATGGCTTCACCGGCAACACGGTGTTCCTGGAAGGCCACCGGCAGAACAGCGCCAACTTCAGCGAGGCGCGGCAGTCCTCACTGCTGCTGCACTTCGGCCAGTTGACGCCGGCCTTCGTGCTGCAGACCCTGGCGCCGCTGCTCATCGTCTTCCTCGCCTTCGGGGCCGTGGCACGCGAGCGCGAGCAGGGGACGCTGCGGCTGCTGCTGGCCCAGGGCCTGCGCCCGTCCGAGCTCGCCGCGGGCAAGCTGTTGGCCCATGCCGGCGGGGTGGCCGCGATCGCCGCGCCGGCGCTCCTGGTGCTGGCGGCCGTGGCGCTCGCGGGCTGGGCGCCCCCCGTGCCTGGCCTGCTGCTGGTGTCCGGCTATCTCGTCTACCTGTTCATCTGGGCGGTGGGGGCCCTGCTCGTGTCGCTGCTGGTCCGGCGCGCCCGGGATGCGATGATCGTCCTGGTCGCGGCCTGGATGGGCGTGGTCATCCTCGCGCCCCGGCTCCTTCCCGAGCTCGCGGTGGCGCGCCTCCCCACGCCGACGCGCATCGAGACGGACGTGACGATCCACCGGGAGCTCAAGCGGATCGGCGACAGCCACAATCCAGACGACCCCTACTTCTCCGAGTTCAAGGCGAAGACCCTCGCCCGCCATGGCGTCGACAAGGTCGAGGACCTTCCAGTCCAGTGGGCGGGGCTGGTCGGCATGGAGGGCGAGCGCCTGACGAGCGGGCTGTTCGATCGCCACGCGCGAGACGCCTTCGCCCGCGAGGCGGCGCAGAACCAGCTCGTGCGCCAGCTCGGAGTGCTCAGCCCGCTCATCGCCGTGCGCCAGCTCTCCATGAGTCTGGCCGCCACCGACACCGAGAGCCATCAGGACTTCCTGGAGCAGGTGGAGCGGCACCGCTACGCCTTCGTCCAGGCGCTCAACCTCCTGCAGGTGACGAAGATCCCGAACCAGAACGCCGGAGCGGACCCCCGGATCTCCGCCGAGCATTGGAAGACGCTGCCGGGCTTCACCTACCGGCAGCCGGACGTGCTCCAGCTCGCGGGCGAGCGGATCCAGGCCAACCTCCTGGTGCTGGTCTGCTGGCTGGCGGTCTTGCTCGCCGGCTGTGGCCTCGCCGCCCGGCGCCTGGAGGAGGCCTCGCGATGA
- a CDS encoding ABC transporter ATP-binding protein: MSDIVNTGALEAVGLEHRYGSKTVLRGLNFTVEPGRIYALLGGNGAGKSTTLGIFLGLVRPTAGRARVCGQEVAADPQAARSRLAYVPENVALYEHLSARENLDYFLTLAGSEQRAPSDIDAALEAVGLAHEAWGKRVGGFSKGMRQKVAIALAIARRVPVLLLDEPTSGLDPRATGDFNRLLDTARSRGVATLMVTHDLLSAAEIADRIGFLAQGRLEEELAATGAERFDVRALHQRYARAGEAA, from the coding sequence ATGTCCGACATCGTGAACACCGGTGCGCTCGAGGCCGTCGGGCTCGAGCACCGCTATGGCTCGAAGACCGTTCTTCGAGGGCTGAACTTCACCGTGGAGCCCGGGCGGATCTACGCCCTGCTCGGCGGCAACGGCGCGGGCAAGTCGACGACGCTCGGCATCTTCCTGGGCCTGGTACGCCCGACGGCGGGGCGGGCCCGGGTGTGTGGCCAGGAGGTGGCGGCCGATCCCCAGGCCGCGCGGTCGCGCCTGGCCTATGTCCCCGAGAACGTGGCCCTCTACGAGCACCTCAGCGCGCGGGAGAACCTCGACTACTTCCTGACCCTCGCGGGGAGCGAGCAGCGCGCGCCGTCGGACATCGACGCGGCGCTGGAGGCGGTCGGCCTGGCGCACGAGGCGTGGGGCAAGCGCGTGGGCGGGTTCTCCAAGGGCATGCGCCAGAAGGTGGCGATCGCGCTGGCCATCGCCCGGCGCGTGCCCGTGCTGCTCCTGGACGAGCCGACCTCGGGCCTCGATCCACGGGCGACCGGGGACTTCAACCGCCTGCTGGACACGGCCCGCTCCCGGGGTGTCGCCACCCTGATGGTGACGCATGATCTGCTGAGCGCCGCGGAGATCGCCGACCGGATCGGCTTCCTGGCCCAGGGCCGGCTCGAGGAGGAGCTGGCCGCCACCGGCGCGGAACGGTTCGACGTCCGGGCCTTGCATCAGCGCTACGCGCGGGCAGGGGAGGCGGCATGA
- a CDS encoding glutathione S-transferase N-terminal domain-containing protein — translation MTHLSAFPITQKWPAQHPEWIQLYSLPTPNGVKVSILLEEIGLPYEAHKVSFETNDQHSAEFLSLNPNNKIPAIIDPDGPGGQPLALFESGAILLYLAEKSGRFIPRDAAARYETIQWLMFQMGGIGPMFGQLGFFHKFAGKDYEDKRPRDRYVAESKRLLGVLDRRLQGRDWIMGEEYSIADIAIFPWVRNLIGFYGAGELVGFDDFTHVRRSLERFVERPAVKKGLTIPG, via the coding sequence ATGACCCATCTGTCTGCTTTCCCGATCACCCAGAAGTGGCCCGCGCAGCACCCCGAGTGGATTCAGCTCTACTCGCTCCCCACGCCCAATGGCGTCAAGGTTTCCATCCTGCTCGAGGAAATCGGCTTGCCCTACGAGGCGCACAAGGTCAGTTTCGAGACCAACGACCAGCACTCGGCGGAGTTCCTCTCCCTCAACCCGAACAACAAGATTCCGGCGATCATCGACCCCGACGGCCCGGGCGGCCAGCCATTGGCGCTGTTCGAGTCCGGGGCGATCCTGCTCTACCTCGCCGAGAAGAGCGGCCGCTTCATCCCGCGGGATGCCGCCGCGCGCTACGAGACCATCCAATGGCTGATGTTCCAGATGGGCGGAATCGGCCCCATGTTCGGCCAGCTCGGTTTCTTCCATAAGTTCGCCGGCAAGGACTACGAGGACAAGCGCCCACGTGATCGCTACGTCGCCGAATCCAAACGGCTGCTCGGCGTGCTCGACCGCCGCCTGCAGGGCCGTGACTGGATCATGGGCGAGGAGTACAGCATCGCCGACATCGCCATCTTCCCCTGGGTTCGCAACCTGATCGGCTTCTACGGAGCGGGCGAGCTGGTCGGTTTCGACGACTTCACCCACGTCAGACGCAGCCTGGAGCGCTTCGTCGAACGTCCGGCGGTGAAGAAAGGCCTGACCATTCCGGGTTGA
- a CDS encoding GIN domain-containing protein, with amino-acid sequence MSANKSSLAQATAAQTGSSGNLTTQERPVGPFSQVENDTLLPVFIVDGPQSVSVTVDANLQSKVLTTVKDGVLTITTSEFIAEVEDGSKVQISATALSAITVAGSGPVSATITPAANLALSVKSSGILSFNGTAQAVNAQVSGSGGMFLQGTTQSLDTQLRSSGYLDARLLPVSGAASLINEGSGPLTATANGTVSIELRSSGLITWFGSATVTKRVRTGSGLIIHLP; translated from the coding sequence ATGAGTGCGAACAAGTCCTCTCTGGCCCAGGCGACGGCTGCTCAAACCGGTTCCAGTGGAAATCTCACGACGCAGGAACGGCCGGTCGGCCCCTTCTCCCAGGTGGAGAACGACACGCTACTGCCGGTCTTCATCGTCGATGGCCCACAGTCCGTGTCGGTGACGGTGGACGCGAACCTCCAGTCCAAGGTGCTCACCACGGTGAAGGACGGTGTCCTGACCATCACCACCAGCGAGTTCATCGCGGAGGTCGAGGACGGCTCGAAGGTGCAGATCTCCGCCACCGCGCTGTCGGCCATCACCGTCGCGGGCTCGGGGCCGGTGAGTGCCACGATCACGCCGGCGGCCAACCTCGCCTTGAGCGTCAAGAGCTCTGGCATTCTCTCCTTCAATGGCACTGCCCAGGCGGTGAATGCTCAAGTGAGCGGCAGTGGAGGAATGTTCCTCCAGGGCACCACCCAGAGCCTGGACACCCAACTCCGGAGCTCGGGCTATCTCGATGCCAGACTGCTGCCCGTCAGCGGTGCCGCCTCGCTCATCAACGAAGGCTCTGGTCCCCTGACCGCCACCGCCAACGGCACGGTCAGCATCGAGCTGAGAAGCAGTGGCCTCATCACCTGGTTCGGCAGCGCCACGGTGACCAAGAGGGTCAGGACCGGAAGTGGATTGATCATCCATCTGCCGTGA
- a CDS encoding DUF6310 domain-containing protein: MGLVLLYPSSTAGPEIDRRPEWVDAQGEYEARLREVSESSRQLMVELEAQPRVAKTPAREPPPRKQPATALTQEEDDPRCKPIPLPRHRGGHDPHNKCADKMPGNTFPGGDVYVNGKNFDALQLATRTLWEVKTDDFEKQPPRSQQFFVEMKLPEIQRERRLAEECGFKFVVGVRSEEHKAALFRADPSLDVVVMNWC; encoded by the coding sequence GTGGGCCTCGTCCTGCTCTACCCCTCCAGCACCGCCGGTCCGGAGATCGACCGTCGCCCAGAGTGGGTGGACGCACAAGGGGAGTACGAGGCTCGGCTGCGGGAGGTGTCGGAGTCCTCGCGGCAGCTCATGGTGGAATTGGAGGCCCAGCCTCGTGTGGCGAAAACACCGGCCCGGGAGCCACCACCGCGAAAGCAGCCCGCGACCGCCCTCACCCAGGAAGAAGACGACCCGAGATGCAAGCCCATCCCCTTACCGCGCCACCGTGGCGGGCATGATCCGCACAACAAATGCGCCGACAAAATGCCGGGCAACACCTTCCCTGGTGGAGATGTGTACGTGAATGGGAAGAACTTCGACGCGTTGCAACTGGCCACGCGCACGCTCTGGGAGGTCAAAACGGATGACTTTGAGAAACAACCGCCTCGCTCGCAGCAGTTCTTCGTCGAAATGAAGTTGCCGGAAATACAGCGAGAGCGAAGGCTTGCCGAGGAATGTGGCTTTAAGTTTGTCGTCGGCGTTCGTAGCGAAGAACACAAAGCAGCTCTGTTCCGAGCAGACCCCAGCCTTGATGTGGTAGTCATGAATTGGTGTTGA
- a CDS encoding DUF5953 family protein, translating into MNRDERRLAIVHGMERAFPGLRLGWTMSKEEGLVALPQRDEWVERERTDGDFPFLCNDDDDHVVTLGGWEIPAGRYPGAQPQLQIHALLPLEEAAIAAAGDVLAGVAEGAQALWGHITPGNVMLVIAEQMGPKMYGPPTPPRGLPALKRPDSIPAPEIPHCLGWLNYWSDSASQAVGFPDPAHDAELLSRARSTPSGGWVVQLTDAPLDPDNPAHLDALKRAYERFPEIGGRTAQ; encoded by the coding sequence ATGAACCGTGATGAGCGCAGACTCGCCATCGTTCATGGGATGGAACGAGCTTTCCCTGGTTTGCGCCTGGGATGGACGATGTCCAAGGAAGAAGGACTCGTCGCTTTGCCCCAACGAGATGAATGGGTCGAAAGAGAGAGAACAGATGGGGATTTTCCGTTCCTCTGTAATGACGATGACGACCATGTCGTGACGCTAGGCGGATGGGAAATCCCGGCGGGCCGTTATCCGGGCGCCCAGCCGCAGCTTCAAATCCATGCGCTGTTGCCGCTGGAGGAAGCCGCTATCGCCGCCGCGGGGGATGTATTGGCAGGTGTGGCAGAGGGTGCACAGGCTTTGTGGGGACATATAACGCCGGGAAACGTGATGCTCGTCATTGCGGAGCAGATGGGGCCGAAGATGTATGGGCCACCAACGCCACCACGGGGGTTGCCAGCGCTCAAGCGCCCAGACTCCATCCCCGCGCCCGAGATTCCACATTGTCTCGGGTGGCTGAACTACTGGTCTGACTCTGCCTCACAGGCTGTCGGGTTCCCGGACCCCGCCCACGACGCGGAACTGCTCTCGCGGGCGCGGAGCACGCCATCGGGCGGGTGGGTTGTGCAGCTCACGGATGCGCCGCTCGACCCCGACAACCCTGCCCACCTGGATGCGCTTAAACGGGCCTACGAGCGCTTTCCGGAGATCGGCGGGCGCACAGCCCAGTAA
- a CDS encoding class I SAM-dependent methyltransferase, whose amino-acid sequence MLQRLGSVEQMDVLDFGCGSGLYSRLLKKRGARRVVGYDEAEGMLRYASRREEKERRGIEYTSRLADRLEGQFDVVLGVYVLHYASTREGLHAMCASMSRLLRPGGRLLTLPIHPAYEGDPEYYRPYGLRLVSDRPHEEGGAVQLELSYDHFEASVTAWYWSAAALETALRAAGFGSIQWLDPMPPGLTDVEEAPEPLRPYLRKPHTVLIDCRKE is encoded by the coding sequence GTGCTGCAGCGTCTCGGGAGCGTCGAGCAGATGGACGTGCTCGATTTCGGTTGCGGGTCGGGACTGTACTCCCGCCTCTTGAAGAAGCGGGGCGCGAGGCGAGTGGTTGGCTATGACGAGGCGGAGGGCATGCTTCGCTATGCCTCCCGGCGCGAGGAGAAGGAGCGGCGAGGGATTGAATATACGTCAAGACTTGCGGACCGCCTGGAGGGGCAGTTTGACGTCGTGCTGGGGGTCTATGTATTGCATTACGCGTCCACGCGTGAGGGGCTGCATGCGATGTGCGCGAGCATGTCTCGGCTCCTGCGTCCCGGTGGGCGACTCCTCACGTTGCCGATTCATCCCGCCTACGAGGGGGACCCGGAGTATTACCGGCCCTATGGCTTGCGCCTCGTCTCCGACCGCCCCCACGAGGAAGGCGGTGCGGTCCAACTGGAGCTGAGCTACGACCACTTCGAGGCGAGTGTCACCGCGTGGTACTGGTCCGCTGCGGCCCTGGAGACGGCGCTGCGGGCGGCGGGCTTCGGGTCCATCCAATGGCTCGACCCCATGCCGCCCGGGCTCACCGACGTCGAAGAGGCGCCGGAGCCGCTGCGCCCCTACCTGCGCAAGCCTCACACGGTGTTGATCGACTGCCGGAAAGAGTGA
- a CDS encoding EF-hand domain-containing protein — protein MTTDLQAKKFNYVFKWFDQNGDGWITRDDIEKMVKLFTPLADEKDQKNKSAMDKGFMNWWNLLLEARENKASEKIGKQEFIRIMDAVVIAPKNFEIAVGNIVDGLLGALDRDGNGSLSKEEYVGMYDALGIPPTTSTEAFRRLDRDSDGEISRAEFHQALFEYYLSADPNAPGNWLLGPMDVLK, from the coding sequence GTGACAACGGATTTGCAGGCCAAGAAGTTCAATTACGTGTTCAAGTGGTTCGACCAGAATGGCGATGGATGGATCACCCGGGACGACATCGAGAAAATGGTCAAGCTGTTCACCCCCCTGGCGGACGAGAAGGATCAAAAGAACAAGAGTGCGATGGACAAGGGGTTCATGAACTGGTGGAACCTCCTGCTGGAGGCCCGCGAGAACAAGGCGAGCGAGAAGATCGGGAAGCAGGAATTCATCCGCATCATGGATGCTGTCGTGATCGCCCCGAAGAATTTCGAGATTGCCGTGGGCAACATCGTCGACGGGTTGCTGGGCGCTCTTGACCGCGACGGCAATGGCAGCCTCTCGAAGGAAGAGTACGTGGGGATGTACGACGCGCTTGGAATCCCTCCGACCACCTCCACCGAGGCCTTCAGGAGGCTCGACCGGGACAGCGACGGCGAGATCAGTCGTGCGGAGTTCCATCAGGCCCTCTTCGAGTACTACCTGAGTGCGGACCCGAACGCTCCTGGCAACTGGCTGCTGGGTCCCATGGATGTCCTCAAATAA
- a CDS encoding PAAR domain-containing protein: MPPAARITDMHTCPKVEPGPVPHVGGPTASGEPTVLIGFMPAARVGDSLVCAGPPDSVSQGESTVLIGGKPAARLGDPTSHGGVIVVGCPTVLIGTPAQAQCLASAAKKGMPVIAGVEP, encoded by the coding sequence ATGCCGCCCGCCGCCCGAATTACTGACATGCACACGTGTCCGAAGGTGGAGCCGGGGCCCGTCCCCCACGTGGGTGGACCGACAGCGTCCGGGGAGCCAACGGTGCTGATTGGCTTCATGCCAGCAGCACGCGTTGGAGATTCTCTCGTCTGTGCGGGGCCTCCTGATTCGGTATCTCAGGGCGAGTCCACGGTGCTCATAGGAGGTAAACCCGCCGCACGGCTTGGGGACCCGACCTCGCACGGTGGAGTCATCGTGGTGGGTTGCCCGACCGTGCTGATCGGCACTCCTGCTCAGGCCCAGTGTTTGGCGAGTGCCGCGAAGAAAGGAATGCCCGTCATCGCTGGAGTCGAGCCTTGA